A DNA window from Deltaproteobacteria bacterium contains the following coding sequences:
- a CDS encoding ABC transporter substrate-binding protein, translated as MKKPLQFFFSCAAILAMAESCLAVDKINTAYISTTPGSSSVLWVAKETRIFDKHGIDATVIFISGSVRGIQSILAGEIAIGEGGGPGLASARLAGGDVVAVAGNINVLPYYLVSQPSIKRPEDLRGKIGGTHIAGTTAEFALKVGLKKIGLDPLKDTNLRVIGGAIERMVALQKGIVNFTVVTEAGKAMAEKLGYPTVVDMVALQIPFPQNGIYTSTKLTRENPDFVRRYLRAYIEAIHFFKTHKEDTMRIMRKYSRVDDRKILEEAWDWHAKFMPEAPYAPVEGYQLVLQDMAEKNPKAAQANVKEMIDSRFVKEMEDSGFIKALYKK; from the coding sequence GTGAAGAAGCCCTTACAATTTTTTTTCTCCTGCGCCGCGATCTTGGCGATGGCCGAATCCTGCCTCGCCGTGGATAAGATCAACACCGCCTATATCTCGACCACGCCGGGCTCGTCGTCGGTGCTTTGGGTCGCCAAGGAAACGAGAATTTTCGACAAGCATGGCATCGACGCGACGGTCATATTCATTTCCGGCAGCGTGCGCGGCATTCAATCGATTCTCGCCGGCGAAATTGCCATCGGCGAAGGCGGCGGTCCCGGCTTGGCGAGCGCGCGGCTTGCCGGCGGCGATGTCGTCGCGGTGGCTGGTAACATCAACGTATTGCCCTATTATTTAGTCTCGCAACCGAGCATCAAGCGCCCGGAAGATTTGCGCGGCAAGATCGGCGGCACGCATATCGCCGGAACGACGGCGGAGTTCGCGCTCAAAGTCGGTTTGAAGAAAATCGGCCTCGATCCGTTGAAGGACACTAACCTGCGCGTCATCGGCGGCGCCATCGAGCGCATGGTGGCGCTGCAAAAAGGCATCGTCAATTTCACCGTGGTCACCGAAGCCGGCAAAGCGATGGCCGAGAAGCTCGGCTATCCAACGGTCGTCGACATGGTCGCGCTGCAGATTCCGTTTCCACAAAACGGCATCTACACGTCGACCAAACTAACGCGAGAGAATCCCGACTTCGTGCGCCGCTATCTGCGCGCGTACATCGAGGCGATCCACTTTTTTAAAACCCACAAGGAAGACACCATGCGCATCATGCGCAAATACTCCCGCGTCGACGACCGCAAAATTCTCGAAGAAGCCTGGGACTGGCACGCCAAGTTCATGCCCGAAGCCCCCTACGCGCCGGTGGAAGGCTATCAGCTGGTACTCCAAGACATGGCCGAGAAAAATCCCAAAGCCGCCCAGGCCAACGTCAAGGAAATGATCGATTCGCGCTTCGTGAAAGAGATGGAAGATTCAGGATTTATCAAAGCGCTCTATAAGAAGTAG
- a CDS encoding glycine/sarcosine/betaine reductase complex selenoprotein A codes for MLRGKKIIAIGERDGVTGPVIAECLEGAGYEVVFQATECFVUTAAGAMNFENQGVIKRLADQYGPENLTVVLGNGEANGVEVFAETVTHGDPSYAGPLAGVALKIPVYHVLEADVMGQVPQALRDEKLQLSALVIDIEPMHQVLQASREKL; via the coding sequence ATGCTTAGAGGAAAAAAAATCATCGCCATCGGCGAGCGGGACGGGGTCACCGGGCCGGTGATCGCGGAATGTCTCGAAGGCGCGGGCTACGAGGTCGTCTTTCAAGCCACCGAGTGCTTTGTTTGAACCGCCGCGGGCGCGATGAACTTTGAGAACCAAGGAGTCATCAAGCGCCTGGCGGACCAGTATGGTCCGGAAAATCTAACCGTGGTGTTGGGCAACGGCGAAGCCAACGGCGTCGAAGTGTTCGCCGAAACGGTGACCCATGGCGATCCGAGTTACGCGGGGCCGTTAGCCGGCGTGGCGCTGAAGATTCCCGTCTATCATGTGCTCGAAGCAGATGTCATGGGACAGGTGCCGCAAGCGCTGCGCGATGAAAAGTTACAATTGTCGGCGCTGGTCATCGACATCGAGCCGATGCATCAAGTGTTGCAGGCGTCGCGGGAGAAGCTCTAA
- a CDS encoding glycine reductase has product MQQSAKPNRVGIEGVSYSLTHVPDLVRFGSKPLRELRVQPGLGAELAKRLRDFPAATAYAPHQVYIGNIAPEKLRDLPQPWYEKLIEGATAQGRFGDLVDQNQCYALLAGADQFDLISFEEKWFQAHAAKHSIGRAARFKPLGEIQTLCDKGALPLYSGTQLVGAFEAAHEEDASLAAEVLLENLCGKVSAAHALRLVLKQLALDANDIDFVISCSEEAVGDRYNRGGGNLAKAIAEDVGCGNASGCDVKAFCAGPMYALVQGASMIQAGVAKRVAVVAGGSLAKLGMKFESHLKKSMPVLEDMLGSFAVILSAAKPGQVCMRLDSAAFHPVRAGGSPQAMAEELAEKPLAKLGMKLTDVDRYGVELHNPEITVPSGSGDVPRTNYLTLAALAVMRGQIQKNQMEDFVRTRGMLGYAPTQGHIPSAIVYLGHAKAALESGAIRNALLMAKGSLFLGRMTQLSDGCSFLVDRNEV; this is encoded by the coding sequence ATGCAGCAATCAGCAAAACCCAATCGTGTCGGCATTGAAGGCGTTTCGTATTCCTTGACCCATGTGCCGGATTTAGTCCGCTTCGGTTCGAAGCCGTTGCGCGAGTTGCGGGTGCAGCCGGGGTTGGGCGCGGAGTTGGCGAAACGCTTGCGCGATTTTCCGGCGGCGACGGCTTATGCGCCGCATCAGGTTTATATCGGCAACATCGCGCCGGAGAAGCTGCGCGATTTGCCGCAGCCTTGGTACGAGAAGCTAATCGAAGGGGCGACGGCGCAGGGGCGCTTCGGCGACTTAGTCGATCAGAATCAGTGCTACGCTCTGCTCGCCGGCGCGGATCAGTTCGATCTGATTTCCTTCGAGGAGAAATGGTTTCAGGCGCACGCGGCGAAACATTCCATCGGCCGCGCGGCGCGCTTCAAACCGCTCGGCGAAATTCAAACTCTCTGCGATAAAGGCGCGCTGCCGCTTTATTCCGGCACTCAGTTGGTCGGTGCGTTTGAGGCGGCGCACGAAGAAGATGCTAGTCTCGCCGCCGAAGTATTGCTGGAAAATTTGTGCGGTAAGGTTTCCGCCGCGCATGCGTTGCGCTTGGTGCTCAAGCAGTTGGCGCTTGACGCCAACGATATCGATTTCGTCATCAGCTGTTCGGAAGAAGCGGTGGGCGATCGCTACAACCGCGGCGGCGGCAATCTCGCCAAGGCGATCGCCGAAGATGTCGGCTGCGGCAATGCTTCAGGGTGCGATGTCAAAGCGTTCTGCGCCGGGCCGATGTACGCGTTGGTGCAGGGCGCGAGCATGATTCAGGCCGGTGTGGCAAAACGGGTTGCCGTTGTCGCCGGCGGCTCGTTGGCCAAGCTTGGCATGAAGTTCGAATCGCATTTGAAAAAAAGTATGCCGGTGCTCGAAGATATGCTCGGCAGTTTCGCGGTGATCCTCAGCGCGGCGAAACCGGGGCAGGTTTGCATGCGGCTGGACTCCGCGGCGTTTCATCCGGTGCGCGCGGGCGGCTCGCCGCAAGCGATGGCGGAGGAACTCGCCGAGAAGCCGCTGGCCAAGCTCGGCATGAAATTAACCGATGTCGACCGCTACGGCGTCGAACTGCACAATCCCGAGATTACTGTGCCGTCGGGCAGCGGCGATGTGCCACGGACAAATTATTTAACTCTCGCGGCTCTAGCAGTCATGCGCGGGCAGATTCAGAAGAACCAGATGGAAGATTTCGTCCGCACGCGCGGCATGTTAGGCTATGCACCGACGCAAGGACATATTCCGTCGGCGATCGTTTACTTGGGCCACGCCAAGGCGGCGCTGGAAAGCGGCGCGATTCGCAATGCGCTGTTGATGGCCAAAGGCAGTTTGTTTCTCGGCCGCATGACGCAGTTGTCGGATGGCTGCTCGTTTCTGGTCGATCGTAATGAGGTCTAG
- a CDS encoding DUF2442 domain-containing protein, translating into MSLSALGKNTSPVEVTHVSNHGVWLLAGDHELFMSYEHFPWFMDAPVGKILNVEEPTPGHFYWPDLDVDLSEEIIAHPERFPLKAK; encoded by the coding sequence ATGAGCTTAAGCGCGCTTGGGAAGAACACTTCCCCGGTTGAAGTTACTCATGTTTCAAATCATGGCGTCTGGTTGTTGGCCGGCGACCACGAGTTGTTCATGTCCTATGAACATTTTCCTTGGTTTATGGATGCGCCAGTGGGGAAAATTCTAAACGTCGAAGAGCCCACGCCGGGCCACTTCTATTGGCCGGATCTCGATGTCGATTTGAGCGAAGAAATCATCGCCCATCCCGAACGGTTTCCTCTGAAAGCCAAATAG
- a CDS encoding DUF4160 domain-containing protein, which translates to MVRPFGGPTRRSAPTKDFGLSRSQLAEIEQIIEEHYDELKRAWEEHFPG; encoded by the coding sequence ATTGTCCGCCCGTTCGGAGGGCCGACACGCAGGTCGGCCCCTACAAAAGATTTTGGATTGTCACGCAGCCAACTTGCGGAGATCGAGCAGATTATCGAGGAGCACTACGATGAGCTTAAGCGCGCTTGGGAAGAACACTTCCCCGGTTGA